A single window of Hemibagrus wyckioides isolate EC202008001 linkage group LG28, SWU_Hwy_1.0, whole genome shotgun sequence DNA harbors:
- the ca4a gene encoding carbonic anhydrase 4a: protein MRAHISRLLLIASVWSMCTGAGDWCYQSQVTCDSHCKGPESWHEVHEDCMKNRQSPINIVTRKTKLDHKLTPFAFQGYQQAFSSTLKNNGHSVKVSVPHLATVSGGNLGAKYKAVQFHFHWGDKGGPGSEHTIDGEQYPMELHIVHMRENFKSLEEALKDPTGVAVLGYFYEESKSANKKYDGLIQALTKVESANSNTTISGISLSNLITSEKNMTKYYRYEGSLTTPYCTEAVVWTVFEIPIPLSKEQLSAFSSLKFLDGKPMTKTFRPVQPYKGRTVYRSGSAVVMLSFSLFLVCVCIALGLSQLY from the exons gaGATTGGTGTTACCAGTCCCAGGTGACCTGTGATTCACACTGCAAAG GACCGGAGTCTTGGCATGAGGTGCATGAAGATTGCATGAAAAATAGACAGTCACCCATTAATATAGTGACCAGGAAAACCAAGCTGGACCACAAGCTCACGCCATTCGCTTTCCAGGGCTATCAACAAGCCTTCAGCAGCACCCTGAAAAACAACGGACACTCTG TGAAGGTATCTGTGCCTCATCTGGCCACTGTGAGCGGAGGGAACCTCGGAGCCAAGTACAAAGCCGTGCAGTTTCACTTCCACTGGGGAGACAAAGGAGGCCCCGGGTCTGAACACACTATCGATGGAGAGCAGTACCCCATggag ctGCATATTGTTCATATGAGGGAAAATTTTAAATCTTTGGAAGAAGCTCTGAAGGACCCAACTGGAGTGGCGGTGCTGGGATACTTTTATGAG gAATCAAAGAGTGCGAACAAAAAGTATGATGGACTTATACAAGCTCTGACCAAAGTGGAAAGTGCTA ATTCAAACACAACGATCAGTGGTATCTCCCTGAGCAACCTCATAACCAGtgagaagaacatgaccaagtaTTATCGCTATGAAGGCTCTCTGACCACACCTTATTGCACTGAGGCAGTGGTCTGGACTGTGTTTGAAATCCCCATCCCACTGAGCAAAGAGCAG CTCTCAGCATTCTCCTCCTTGAAGTTCCTGGATGGTAAGCCCATGACTAAAACCTTCAGACCAGTGCAGCCGTACAAGGGCCGTACTGTGTACCGCTCTGGCAGCGCTGTAGTCATGCTCAGCTTCAGCCTCttcctggtgtgtgtatgtatagctCTGGGCCTTTCTCAGCTCTACTAG